The Spirosoma sp. SC4-14 DNA window TGTCGCCGGTAAGATTTCGTCTGATTTCATATAAATGGGCAAGGGCAGACGGATCGCCAACAAACAGGTAATAGTCGCCACTATCGTCGACAGTAAATTTCCCTTTGGGGCCGCTGAAATAAACGGTTTCGCCCGGATTAACCGTCTGAACCCAACTGCTGCCAATGCCCGTAGCGTGCGTACACACCGCCAGATCGATAGTTGCCCTGTCGGGGGTATATTGCCAGACCGAATAGGTGCGCACTTTGTCCTGCATGGAGGTCGACTTATCGGCGCCTACCAGTATTCGTAAATGTTCACCGGGAATATAGTTCAGATTAGCCAGATCATCGCCCTGAATCGTCAGGTGAAACGTATGATCGGCAATCTGTCGTTTTGCTGTCAGCGTCGCTTTATGCAAAAGCCGTTTGGCAATGGTATCAATAAAAGTCATCGTATTGAATGGTTTAATACGACGCAAAGAAACGTGGAGAACTTAGCTGAAAAAATGGTTTAAAGCAGGGTTCTGGTGGATAAATCGTGGAATGACTGGCGAAAGGACAGAGGAGTTTGTCCGGTAGCTTTTCGAAATAAGCGGGAAAAATAATGCTGATCGGGAAACCCTAACTGATAGGCAATGTCTTTAATTGGGCTTTGTGTATGAAACAGAAGGCGCCTGGCTTCGAGCATTGTCTGATGCTGAATCCAGTAAGAAACCGGAAAGCCTGTTTTCTGTTTGACTGTATCGGTTAAGTGATTAAGCGACAGATGAAGCGCTTCGGCATACTGGGTCGGACGTTTCCAGTCGATATACCGGGTTTCGACTAACTTTCGGAAGGCCGCAACTATTTCGTCGGGCCGGTTTTCGGCGTGTTCCGATGTTTGCCTAACCGCCTGATAGAGATCACAAATAGCACTTACCAGCGAGTTTAGCAAAGTTTGTTGAGTAAATGGCCGGGAATATTCCGACTCGAAAAAGGTGCAGAGTAAACCAGCCAGACTATGGATAGTAGCCAACTCTTCGGCTCTGAAAGCCGGCACCGAGATAAGATTCACAACCTGAATGAGCGGAACCAGTTCAGGTGCCAGTAAACCCGGATCGAACGAAACCAGCCAGCCTTCGGGATACAGATAATCCAGTACGCTATGGACCTGTTCGGGACGAATGAGGCAGAAAGCAGGCCCCGAAAATTGATATTCCTCAAAGTCAATGAGCACCCGTCCGCTACCATTTTTCAGAACAAAGAGCATGTAGGAGTTATCGCGATGAGCAATATCAATAGCATGTTCGGGTGGTTCGTTCACCGACTGATGGGTAATAGACCGGACGTGTAAACCAGCTTTGGCGGATGGCGTTAATCCAAAAACTGGTATATTTTTTCTTCTGCTCAAGTGCTATAAACGAGTAAGTAGCCAGCTTTTAGCTACGAAAATACAATTCTATTGCTGCAATAGGCAAATCCGCATGGGAATCGCTCTGTATCTTTGCCGCTTTCAATCCTTTTACTTTTTGTTACATGACTGCTCTGGATATTGTTAAAGAATACTACGCTTGTTTCAATCAGAAAAACTGGAATGGTATGATGGCGTTGCTGGACGCTACCATCCGTCATGAACCAAACCAGGGTGAGGTGCGGATCGGGCTGGAAAAATTTGCCGAGTTTATGAAAATAATGGATACGGCCTACGAAGAAACCCTGACCGATATGGTATTCCTGACCGAGCCAACCGACTCGCGGGTGGCGGTTGAGTTTATGGTCAACGGAATTTATAAACAGAGCGAACCGGGTTTGCCCGAAGCGCACAATCAGCCGTATCGGTTACCGGCAGCGGCATTTCTGGACGTGAAAGCCGGAAAAATTACGCGGGTAACTACTTACTATAACCTGCCTCTCTGGATTAAACTGGTTTCTGAGTAGCCGAATGCGATCGTTGTCGTTTATTACCCGAAAAGGACCCGAGCTAGAGTCGGTATTCGACGGGCTGGCTCAGTTGCGAATTGCCGTATTTCGCGATTTTCCTTACCTCTATGAGGGATCAGTCGACTACGAGAAAGAATATCTTCAGACCTACATGCTGTCGGAACGGTCGTTCCTGTTTGCCGTTTACGATGGAAATAGGATGGTAGGTGCTACCACTGCTATTCCTCTAAGCGATGAAACCGCCGACATTCGCCGACCATTCGAACAGGCTCAGTATGACGTTAGCCGCATCTTTTATTTTGGTGAAAGTATTTTGTTGCCTGCCTTTCGTGGGCAAGGGCTGGGTCATCGTTTCTTCGATGAGCGGGAAGCTCACGCCCGTAGTTTCGGAACATTCGCCACAACCTGCTTTTGTGCTGTCGACCGTGGGCCGAACCATCCGGCTCAACCCTCCAACTATCGACCAAACGATGTGTTCTGGCAAAAGCGGGGGTATACTAAACAGGAGTCGCTACGCAGTACACTCGACTGGCCGGATATTGGCGAAACGATTGCAACATCCAAGGCGATGGTCTACTGGATGAGGGCGTTATGACAGGAATCTCTCCCGGTAGCTATAGCCTCCGGGAGAGATTCCTGCTGGATAACTAGCCAGCTATTGCCCGAAAACGATGAACTTACCGAGCAATGGAGGTAAATCGTACATCGAACGTTCCAGAAGCATGTTTGCCCTTAATCGACACTTCATAGTGTGCCCCTTTCTGATTGACTAAATGAATGGTGCTGGCGTCTGATCGGTCAATTTTTTTGTAATACACATAATCGGAGGGCGATTTGATGGTGGCTTCCAGATCACCGCTGAGCTCTTTAAACGCATAGGCCAGAT harbors:
- a CDS encoding siderophore-interacting protein produces the protein MTFIDTIAKRLLHKATLTAKRQIADHTFHLTIQGDDLANLNYIPGEHLRILVGADKSTSMQDKVRTYSVWQYTPDRATIDLAVCTHATGIGSSWVQTVNPGETVYFSGPKGKFTVDDSGDYYLFVGDPSALAHLYEIRRNLTGDKKVFGLIYADRITDFFADLDGGTPFQFQVLPRNPGETVIEQLHSLIRQSQGKGTLYVGGDSRLCVTLSHYFRYSLNWSGRQIKTKPFWNPLKTGLE
- a CDS encoding AraC family transcriptional regulator, producing MSRRKNIPVFGLTPSAKAGLHVRSITHQSVNEPPEHAIDIAHRDNSYMLFVLKNGSGRVLIDFEEYQFSGPAFCLIRPEQVHSVLDYLYPEGWLVSFDPGLLAPELVPLIQVVNLISVPAFRAEELATIHSLAGLLCTFFESEYSRPFTQQTLLNSLVSAICDLYQAVRQTSEHAENRPDEIVAAFRKLVETRYIDWKRPTQYAEALHLSLNHLTDTVKQKTGFPVSYWIQHQTMLEARRLLFHTQSPIKDIAYQLGFPDQHYFSRLFRKATGQTPLSFRQSFHDLSTRTLL
- a CDS encoding nuclear transport factor 2 family protein codes for the protein MTALDIVKEYYACFNQKNWNGMMALLDATIRHEPNQGEVRIGLEKFAEFMKIMDTAYEETLTDMVFLTEPTDSRVAVEFMVNGIYKQSEPGLPEAHNQPYRLPAAAFLDVKAGKITRVTTYYNLPLWIKLVSE
- a CDS encoding GNAT family N-acetyltransferase, with amino-acid sequence MRSLSFITRKGPELESVFDGLAQLRIAVFRDFPYLYEGSVDYEKEYLQTYMLSERSFLFAVYDGNRMVGATTAIPLSDETADIRRPFEQAQYDVSRIFYFGESILLPAFRGQGLGHRFFDEREAHARSFGTFATTCFCAVDRGPNHPAQPSNYRPNDVFWQKRGYTKQESLRSTLDWPDIGETIATSKAMVYWMRAL